In a single window of the Zea mays cultivar B73 chromosome 5, Zm-B73-REFERENCE-NAM-5.0, whole genome shotgun sequence genome:
- the LOC107546777 gene encoding Salt tolerance receptor-like cytoplasmic kinase 1 — MGVQSYYRLFCCGCGANAAAGDREGDEDGGFEAFDDKGAAEAGPRGLSWAQVEAMTGRFTSAVVGEGGFSTVYLARLSGGALAAVKVHRSSERLHRVFRQELDALRRVRHPHIVRLLAFCDQQEEGVLVLEFAANGNLHERLHGGGKAAGTMPWARRVSAALQVARALEYLHDRCEPQVVHGDVKASNVLLDAAMSAKLCDFGSARTGFSAAVRPRPSARTAMLGSPGYVDPHYIRSGVVTKKSDVYSFGVLLLELLTGMEAFCAEEGGRLLTAAVAPRLRAGDPPRGMVDERLGTAYDAAEAAAVAALAAACVGENPSLRPSMADVVRTLEQSAQGSISAVGMASDGHWKV; from the exons ATGGGAGTGCAGAGTTACTACAGGTTATTCTGCTGCGGGTGCGGCGCCAATGCGGCGGCCGGCGACCGGGAAGGCGACGAGGACGGGGGTTTCGAGGCGTTCGACGACAAGGGGGCCGCCGAAGCCGGGCCGCGGGGGCTGTCGTGGGCGCAGGTGGAGGCGATGACGGGCAGGTTCACCTCGGCCGTCGTCGGCGAGGGCGGGTTCAGCACCGTGTACCTCGCGCGCCTCTCCGGCGGCGCGCTGGCCGCCGTCAAGGTCCACCGCAGCAGCGAGCGCCTCCACCGCGTGTTCCGCCAGGAGCTCGACGCGCTCCGACGCGTCCGCCACCCGCACATCGTCCGCCTCCTTGCCTTCTGCGACCAGCAAG AGGAAGGCGTGCTGGTGCTGGAGTTCGCGGCGAACGGGAACCTGCACGAGCGGCTCCACGGCGGGGGCAAGGCGGCGGGGACGATGCCGTGGGCGCGGCGGGTGTCGGCGGCGCTGCAGGTGGCGCGGGCGCTCGAGTACCTGCACGACCGCTGCGAGCCGCAGGTGGTGCACGGCGACGTGAAGGCCTCCAACGTGCTCCTGGACGCGGCCATGTCCGCCAAGCTGTGCGACTTCGGGTCGGCGCGGACGGGGTTCTCGGCCGCCGTGCGCCCGCGGCCGTCCGCGCGCACCGCCATGCTCGGCTCCCCGGGGTACGTCGACCCGCACTACATCCGCTCGGGCGTCGTCACCAAGAAGAGCGACGTGTACAGCTTCGGCGTCCTGCTCCTGGAGCTCCTCACGGGGATGGAGGCCTTCTGCGCGGAGGAGGGCGGCCGCCTCCTCACCGCCGCCGTCGCGCCGCGGCTCAGGGCCGGCGACCCGCCCCGCGGGATGGTCGACGAGAGGCTCGGCACCGCCTACGACGCCGCCGAGGCCGCCGCCGTGGCGGCGCTGGCCGCGGCCTGTGTCGGCGAGAACCCCAGCCTCCGGCCGTCCATGGCCGACGTGGTGCGCACCCTGGAGCAGAGCGCGCAGGGATCCATCTCCGCCGTGGGGATGGCATCGGACGGTCACTGGAAGGTGTGA